In Nostoc sp. KVJ3, the DNA window ACCTACAAACTGTAGAAGAAGACAATTTTAGTAAAGTCGCCAGTTCACGAGTGCTGAGTAGCCAACCATTTTTATAAGCTTCTTCCAATGCCCTCAAATGAGCAACTGGATCATTTGCCAGTCCCGGTAGCTGGCGGACGATCGCAGGAATTAGCCGTGTCACTAACCCTTCAATCACTTGCGAAAGTTGGCCGAACTGACTGGCGGTTAGTCCGGCGACTGTTAACTGACTGTCAGACTGACTGGCAGACTCTATGCCAGAATCAAAATTCTCTGACTGACCGCCTCCATGACTTGCGTATTGGTCGGCAAAGTCCGCCATGCTGCCACCCGCTTTCATGTGGGCATCTAGCTGGTCAAGCAGCTCTAACTGCTCTCCACTTACATAAGACTTATTACCGATTTTGGTTGGCTTGATGCCTAACCGATTGATGCGATCGTAGATAACAGATTTAACAATCCCGTATTTATCAGGAAGCTGGGCGACTGGTACCCGGTCTAGTTTGGTCATGGTCGGCGGTCTGACTGGCAGACAGTTTGTGTAACAGCATACACCTTGCTACTGGAAATTAGCAACTGTATCTACCAGCATCAGCCGTCAGAGCGATCGCTAAAGGTTAATCTGGGACTGAATGCTCACAGTCGGCGCTTTTTGGTCGATGTCGTGATAATCTCATTTCCCGCTCCTGAAGTGATCGCTTAATTTTTGGTTGCTTTCTTCTTCACAGGGATGTCGTGATAAGTTTACCGTAGAAGTAGGCTTAAATATATACTATTTACTTATAATACGAAATTACAGACTTATTTAATCTTGTAAAATAATGTCGAATACTCCTTTTCCTCAATATCCTGCTGCTTGCTTGAATAAAGACGATATTATTGCGTACTTAATCCCATATTTGGAAAAAGGATGGGAAATATACCAGGGAAACCAAGAGAATCAGTTTATTATTCGCCTTTTAGATAACCTAAAGCTTTTCATTGAGCTAAAACAGAGTAAATGGCGCATTTCTACAGGTTTAGATATTGATCAATCTCTGGCAATTTGGGCTTTTCCTGAGAATTTAGGCGAATTAGATAGTGCTATAAGACAGGCTGTATCAACTGCCTCTGTAGCAAGTCCTAGTGGTACAAGAATTGAATGGTCTTCAGTACCAACTACTGTAAGACTTGATGAAGAAAAACCCGCTTCAAATCTTGCCAAGCTAGTTGCTCTTATTGGTAGTTCAAATATTGAAGCAATATTTGACGCATACCTTGATAATAAAGGTTTAGAGACAGTTCTGAATATGGCAACTTTAGGTATAAAAATCTCAACAAATATTCGTTTATTAACATCGACAAAAATGCTGCAATCTTCTAGTGGAGGAACAGCACGTCTGACACCTTCATATATCAAAAGTTGGCAAAATGAATTAGGTTGTAGTGGTCTTGAAATTCGTCATAATTCATATACAGGACATCAACGACGCTTTATGCTTTTGAGTGGAGGGCAGAGTCTAATTGTAGGCCCATCACTAAATAATTTATCAGTCAATGAAGCTTCACATTTGGAATCTGATACGGCCGATATAGTTTTTTTTAATAAAGAATGGGTATCTGCACAGCATTTAATTGTGTGAATTTTCAAAATGCCTACTAATGTGGGTAAATGTGATTTGAACTAAAAAATGAGATTTTAACTCATGATCTGCTTCATAAATGAGTATTTCAGTTTATGCTTCACTTTTAATATTCGAGTTTTTTTACTAATAATGATTATGGTTTAGGGGATGAAAGGAGGGATATGAGCGTCGC includes these proteins:
- a CDS encoding MarR family transcriptional regulator, with the translated sequence MTKLDRVPVAQLPDKYGIVKSVIYDRINRLGIKPTKIGNKSYVSGEQLELLDQLDAHMKAGGSMADFADQYASHGGGQSENFDSGIESASQSDSQLTVAGLTASQFGQLSQVIEGLVTRLIPAIVRQLPGLANDPVAHLRALEEAYKNGWLLSTRELATLLKLSSSTVCRYGSKFEDAGFVFTRAGQRKGGEVAWSIGKQRKSK